The Planococcus donghaensis genome contains a region encoding:
- a CDS encoding FadR/GntR family transcriptional regulator, protein MNQSKRYLDIVRDIRDMIRQEKIKPGDRIPSERELAEKMQVGRSTLREALRSLELLGLIETRRGEGTFLSDHRNHKLVEVLSTFILQDNRSHEDVWETRLLHEIAAIQAICKSETESQMKVWDSFRLRLKDESFQREDFVRELMVLSGNRLSLKIWFLLTQYSGNPYAGTVSSKEIDFMNNTLLAIEQQDADTAIQEFQAWSEWLKKERISNGNNT, encoded by the coding sequence ATGAATCAATCTAAACGATATTTAGATATAGTACGGGACATTCGTGATATGATCCGGCAAGAAAAAATCAAACCGGGGGACCGTATTCCATCTGAAAGGGAATTGGCTGAAAAGATGCAAGTAGGTCGCTCTACTTTACGCGAAGCGCTCCGCAGTCTTGAATTATTAGGATTGATCGAAACGCGCCGAGGTGAAGGAACCTTTTTGTCTGATCATAGAAACCATAAATTGGTTGAAGTCTTATCTACGTTTATCTTGCAGGACAATCGTTCACATGAAGATGTGTGGGAAACCCGGTTGCTTCATGAAATTGCAGCTATTCAAGCGATATGCAAAAGTGAGACGGAAAGCCAAATGAAAGTTTGGGACAGCTTTCGCTTACGTTTAAAAGACGAAAGTTTTCAACGCGAAGATTTTGTTCGAGAATTGATGGTCCTATCTGGGAATCGATTGTCTTTAAAAATCTGGTTTTTATTAACACAATATAGCGGGAATCCATACGCTGGAACCGTTTCTTCTAAGGAAATTGACTTCATGAATAACACCTTATTGGCAATTGAGCAACAAGATGCGGATACAGCCATTCAAGAGTTTCAGGCTTGGAGTGAATGGTTAAAAAAGGAGAGAATAAGCAATGGCAATAATACGTGA
- the accD gene encoding acetyl-CoA carboxylase, carboxyltransferase subunit beta codes for MAIIRDIFKRNKDSKEATMPSKSAKDVPEGLMTKCPSCKEITLTKDLEKNKKVCPKCDHHFKMTAYERINTLLDAGSFESMDDHLKSENPLGFPGYSEKVQADSEKTGLNEAVLTGAGKLQGQDIVLAVMDSHFRMGSMGSVVGEKITRAIEAATDRKLPFIIFTASGGARMQEGVLSLMQMAKTSVALKRHSNEGLLFVSVLTHPTTGGVSASFASVGDINIAEPKALIGFAGRRVIEQTVREKLPEDFQTAEFLLAHGQLDAVVHRDSMQQTLATIVRLHTKGAIANG; via the coding sequence ATGGCAATAATACGTGATATTTTTAAACGCAATAAAGATAGCAAGGAAGCAACCATGCCTTCAAAATCTGCAAAAGATGTCCCAGAAGGATTGATGACAAAGTGTCCTTCTTGTAAAGAAATTACGTTAACAAAAGATTTAGAGAAAAATAAAAAAGTTTGTCCGAAATGCGATCATCACTTTAAAATGACGGCTTATGAACGCATAAATACATTATTGGATGCTGGAAGTTTTGAGTCGATGGACGATCATTTGAAATCGGAAAATCCACTTGGCTTTCCAGGGTATTCGGAAAAAGTTCAAGCAGATAGTGAGAAAACTGGCTTGAACGAAGCTGTATTGACTGGTGCTGGTAAATTACAAGGTCAGGATATTGTGCTCGCTGTGATGGATTCACATTTCCGAATGGGTTCTATGGGATCTGTAGTAGGCGAAAAAATCACTCGCGCAATCGAAGCTGCAACAGACCGCAAATTGCCATTTATCATTTTCACAGCAAGTGGCGGAGCTCGTATGCAAGAAGGCGTATTGTCGTTAATGCAAATGGCGAAAACAAGTGTCGCATTAAAACGTCACAGCAATGAAGGGTTATTATTTGTTTCTGTTTTAACGCATCCGACGACGGGCGGCGTGTCTGCAAGTTTTGCTTCAGTTGGCGATATTAATATTGCGGAACCAAAGGCCTTAATCGGTTTTGCGGGGCGTCGTGTTATTGAGCAAACCGTACGCGAAAAACTACCTGAAGATTTTCAAACAGCTGAGTTTTTATTGGCACATGGGCAATTAGATGCGGTCGTTCACCGTGATTCGATGCAACAAACCTTGGCGACCATTGTGCGCCTTCACACGAAAGGAGCAATCGCAAATGGTTAA
- a CDS encoding metal-dependent hydrolase, translating into MNVSYHGHSVVKIKTGKFTILIDPFISGNKLTDLKVADEKPDAILLTHAHNDHVGDTVELAKNNNAQVIAPVELANYLSSQGVDAVGMNLGGAHNFDFGVVKFTKAFHSSSFTTDEGEVVYGGMPAGILFKAEGKTIYHAGDTEVFGDMKMLGERNDIDVAFLPIGDYFTMGPEDAAYAVELLKPKMVVPIHYNTFPPIEQDPEHFKSLVKDVQVNILQPGENVDLESISTNR; encoded by the coding sequence ATGAACGTTTCATATCATGGTCATTCAGTCGTTAAAATTAAAACTGGGAAATTTACAATCTTAATTGATCCATTTATTAGTGGAAACAAACTTACGGACTTGAAGGTAGCAGACGAAAAACCAGATGCTATTTTATTAACACATGCGCATAACGATCATGTCGGGGACACAGTAGAATTGGCAAAAAACAATAATGCACAAGTGATAGCGCCGGTTGAACTAGCTAATTATTTAAGCAGTCAAGGCGTAGATGCTGTCGGTATGAATTTGGGCGGTGCGCATAATTTTGACTTTGGAGTGGTAAAGTTTACAAAAGCTTTCCACAGCTCTTCTTTTACAACGGATGAAGGAGAAGTTGTTTATGGTGGTATGCCTGCTGGAATTTTGTTCAAAGCAGAAGGCAAAACTATCTATCATGCGGGCGATACAGAAGTGTTTGGCGACATGAAAATGTTGGGTGAACGAAATGATATTGATGTAGCATTTCTCCCAATTGGTGATTATTTCACGATGGGACCAGAAGACGCAGCCTATGCCGTCGAATTATTAAAACCGAAAATGGTTGTGCCCATTCATTACAATACATTTCCACCTATTGAGCAAGATCCTGAGCATTTCAAATCATTAGTAAAAGATGTTCAAGTAAACATTTTACAACCGGGAGAAAATGTGGATTTAGAATCTATTTCTACGAACCGCTAA
- the dnaE gene encoding DNA polymerase III subunit alpha, with amino-acid sequence MSMVYPHISTSADLLKSTVRLDELFPFLKEQGTTSAAIVNTKLYGMLPFWEACRRAGIHGVVGLSAFIEYEEQHYPVVLYAQSNNGYDNLLKISSALSTRDKKAIPEQWLKAYKEGLICVIPNKAEWLMTDRSLAIGYIKSLFGQSAFGSIERPGGVVSAYESDFIELCAQLELPIMATHEVHYLHQQDAFAYEVASAIGQGLKMNDPARQTPEHTNAYVPNQQEFLTWFADRNEWVQQTADMLKSCRVTIPMNQQLLPVYPLSEQVDKATYIAQLCKTGLEERVPRFPENYQERLNYELSIIAKMGFIDYFLIVADFMKYAKDQDIMTGPGRGSSASSLVAYSLKITDVDPIKHGLLFERFLNPERVTLPDIDIDFADHRRHEVVDYVAKKYGAVRTAQIITFGTLSAKAVARDTARVFGFEAEELEAISKLISNRPGTTLRSALKESSKFNDWIIEREERKSWFKTALKLEGLPRHASTHAAGVILSPTPLVNHVPIEKGHEGIYLTQWPMQELEAIGLLKMDFLGLRNLTILEQIRNLVYWDTKQRINYSGIPSDDEKTFKLLASGDTTGVFQLESDGMRQALQQIQPTAFGDIVAVNALYRPGPMEFIPLYARRKHGQEIVKYVHPILEPILSETYGVIVYQEQIMHIASKMAGFSLGEADLLRRAVSKKKREILDEEREHFVLGAKAKGFTEAEAAEVYDLIVRFADYGFPKSHAVAYSMISYQLSYMKTHYPVYFYTSLLSNSAGNAEKTKQLLQEIKEKKIPLLPPSVQKSRHTFSVEDGQIRFGLNAVKGVPGSTIKALLAAREEAPFSSLFNIAERISALHFNRKSFEPLIKAGALDDFGQDRGVVLASLDSAIKHAELVKPNDEPGLFDEMGASFMKPKYTKASEMPESLKLEFEKEVLGFYLSKHPIEREKENRQKSYDALKSLKSKRDREPVKVLGVIEEIKRIRTKKGDAMAFLTLMDETGPASVTLFPVEYAKFNLLLEPHATLEIQGLVENRNHKTAIICKNIET; translated from the coding sequence GTGTCAATGGTTTATCCGCATATAAGCACATCTGCTGATTTGCTGAAGAGCACGGTGCGCCTTGACGAACTTTTCCCGTTTTTAAAGGAGCAAGGAACGACTTCAGCTGCAATCGTCAATACAAAATTATATGGCATGCTCCCATTTTGGGAAGCGTGTCGCCGTGCCGGCATCCATGGGGTTGTCGGCCTTTCGGCTTTTATCGAATATGAAGAACAACATTATCCGGTCGTGTTATATGCCCAGTCCAACAACGGCTATGACAATTTGCTGAAAATCTCGAGCGCATTATCTACTCGCGACAAAAAAGCGATTCCTGAACAATGGTTAAAGGCGTATAAAGAAGGATTAATTTGTGTGATTCCGAACAAAGCTGAATGGCTCATGACCGATCGGAGTTTAGCGATTGGCTATATTAAAAGTTTATTTGGCCAATCAGCGTTTGGGAGCATTGAACGTCCAGGTGGGGTAGTCTCTGCATACGAATCAGACTTTATTGAGCTGTGTGCCCAACTCGAACTACCCATTATGGCCACCCATGAAGTTCATTATTTACATCAACAAGATGCCTTTGCTTATGAAGTAGCCTCCGCAATTGGTCAAGGTCTAAAAATGAATGATCCAGCAAGACAAACGCCAGAACATACGAACGCTTACGTACCAAACCAACAAGAATTTTTGACTTGGTTTGCAGACCGAAACGAATGGGTGCAACAAACTGCAGATATGTTAAAAAGCTGTCGAGTGACTATCCCAATGAACCAACAATTGTTGCCAGTTTATCCGTTATCAGAACAAGTCGATAAAGCAACTTACATTGCACAATTATGCAAGACAGGGCTTGAAGAGCGAGTACCAAGATTTCCGGAAAACTATCAAGAGCGGTTAAATTACGAGTTATCGATTATCGCAAAAATGGGCTTTATCGATTATTTTTTAATTGTTGCGGATTTTATGAAATACGCCAAGGATCAAGACATTATGACAGGTCCTGGTCGTGGATCGTCAGCGAGCTCACTCGTTGCTTATTCATTAAAAATTACAGATGTCGACCCAATTAAACATGGTTTGTTGTTTGAACGGTTTTTAAATCCAGAACGGGTGACGCTTCCAGATATCGATATTGATTTTGCTGATCATAGACGTCATGAAGTTGTGGACTATGTAGCCAAAAAATACGGAGCTGTTCGAACTGCGCAAATTATTACCTTTGGTACATTGTCTGCAAAAGCAGTAGCTCGAGATACTGCCCGCGTATTTGGTTTTGAAGCAGAAGAGCTTGAAGCTATTTCAAAACTGATATCAAATCGTCCCGGAACAACTTTGCGTTCGGCCTTAAAAGAATCTTCAAAGTTTAATGACTGGATTATTGAGCGAGAAGAGCGTAAATCTTGGTTTAAAACTGCGTTAAAATTGGAAGGTCTTCCGAGACATGCCTCTACCCACGCTGCAGGTGTAATTTTAAGTCCCACCCCACTGGTCAATCATGTACCGATTGAAAAAGGGCACGAAGGCATTTATTTGACGCAATGGCCAATGCAAGAACTCGAAGCAATTGGCTTATTAAAGATGGATTTTCTGGGACTTCGTAATTTAACCATTTTAGAACAAATTCGCAACTTGGTTTATTGGGACACAAAACAAAGAATCAACTACAGTGGCATTCCTTCAGATGATGAAAAAACCTTTAAATTATTGGCATCAGGAGATACAACGGGTGTCTTTCAGCTTGAATCTGATGGCATGCGCCAGGCGCTTCAGCAGATCCAACCGACAGCTTTTGGCGATATTGTTGCAGTAAATGCGTTATACCGTCCAGGTCCGATGGAGTTTATCCCGTTGTATGCTCGGCGAAAACATGGTCAAGAAATAGTGAAATATGTTCATCCGATTTTAGAACCAATTTTAAGTGAAACTTACGGTGTTATCGTTTATCAAGAACAAATTATGCATATTGCGTCGAAAATGGCTGGATTTTCTCTTGGTGAAGCTGACTTATTACGCCGTGCAGTCAGCAAGAAAAAACGAGAGATTTTAGATGAAGAACGCGAGCATTTTGTGCTAGGGGCAAAAGCAAAAGGTTTTACTGAAGCGGAAGCAGCGGAAGTATATGATTTAATCGTTCGTTTTGCCGATTATGGTTTTCCAAAAAGTCATGCGGTAGCCTACAGCATGATTTCCTATCAATTGAGTTATATGAAAACCCATTATCCGGTTTATTTTTATACCAGTTTATTGTCCAATAGTGCTGGCAATGCCGAAAAAACAAAACAGTTGTTGCAGGAAATCAAAGAAAAGAAAATTCCGTTACTTCCTCCGTCTGTCCAAAAAAGTCGCCATACCTTTTCGGTAGAAGACGGTCAAATCCGATTTGGTTTAAATGCCGTTAAGGGCGTACCAGGTTCAACTATTAAAGCGTTGCTTGCCGCTCGCGAAGAAGCTCCGTTTAGTAGCTTATTTAATATCGCTGAACGAATCTCAGCTTTGCATTTTAACAGAAAATCGTTTGAACCACTTATTAAAGCAGGGGCTCTTGACGATTTCGGACAAGACCGTGGCGTGGTTTTAGCATCACTAGATAGCGCTATTAAACACGCAGAGCTTGTAAAACCAAACGATGAACCTGGCTTGTTTGATGAGATGGGCGCGAGTTTTATGAAACCCAAATACACGAAAGCTTCAGAGATGCCCGAAAGTTTGAAGCTTGAATTTGAAAAAGAAGTGCTCGGCTTTTATTTGTCTAAACATCCGATTGAACGAGAAAAAGAAAATCGACAAAAGTCGTATGATGCGCTTAAATCATTAAAGTCGAAGCGTGACCGGGAACCGGTGAAAGTATTGGGTGTCATAGAAGAGATTAAACGGATTCGTACTAAAAAAGGAGACGCTATGGCATTTTTAACATTAATGGATGAAACGGGTCCTGCTTCTGTTACGTTGTTTCCAGTAGAATACGCGAAATTCAACTTGCTTTTAGAACCTCATGCCACTCTTGAAATTCAAGGATTAGTTGAAAACAGAAATCACAAAACGGCGATTATTTGCAAAAACATAGAAACCTGA
- a CDS encoding YtpI family protein, with product MLIFVILIIVSFVIYFYNKTKQFRTRTVLPIRKKWYAARASMALGSFVTFFGINQLFVFQSTLTYIISSIFIVLGLALVYYNYKASKHYHAFLEEEADLNP from the coding sequence ATGTTAATTTTTGTAATTTTAATTATTGTATCATTTGTCATTTATTTTTATAACAAAACAAAACAATTTCGTACACGTACCGTTTTACCTATTCGCAAGAAATGGTATGCTGCGCGCGCTTCAATGGCCTTAGGTAGTTTTGTTACCTTTTTCGGCATCAATCAGCTATTTGTTTTTCAGTCAACACTCACGTATATCATTTCAAGCATTTTCATCGTATTAGGATTGGCTTTAGTTTATTACAATTACAAAGCATCAAAACATTACCATGCATTTCTTGAAGAAGAAGCAGATTTAAACCCATAA
- the accA gene encoding acetyl-CoA carboxylase carboxyl transferase subunit alpha, with the protein MVKKNGKKTLAFEEPLIQLRAKISELKEYTTTADVDLSSEIKSLEDRFSKLEEEIYENMKPWDRVQVARHPERPTTLDYIPMIFDDFIELHGDRLYGDDEAIVSGIASFNGQPVTIIGHQRGKDTKENVRRNFGMPHPEGYRKALRLMKQAEKFKRPIICLIDTKGAYPGKAAEERGQSEAIARNLVEMAGLEVPVLSIVIGEGGSGGALALGVGNQILMLENSTFSVISPEGAASILWKDSALAQTAAEAMKITAPDLLEMNIIEHMIPEVRGGAHHDPQKQAAIMSEAIRRSLEELNGLSAEELIEQRYKKFKSIGVFSE; encoded by the coding sequence ATGGTTAAGAAAAACGGAAAAAAAACCTTAGCATTTGAAGAGCCGCTTATTCAGTTGCGAGCGAAAATTTCAGAGCTAAAAGAATATACGACAACAGCCGACGTGGACTTGAGTTCGGAAATAAAATCTTTAGAAGATCGATTCTCGAAACTAGAAGAAGAGATTTATGAAAATATGAAGCCTTGGGATCGCGTACAAGTGGCTCGACACCCAGAACGTCCAACAACTTTGGACTACATACCCATGATCTTTGATGATTTTATTGAATTACACGGAGATCGTCTATACGGAGACGATGAAGCAATCGTTAGTGGTATTGCGTCTTTTAACGGTCAGCCGGTTACAATTATCGGACATCAGCGCGGCAAAGATACAAAAGAAAACGTTCGACGGAATTTTGGTATGCCTCATCCTGAAGGATACCGGAAGGCGTTGCGTTTAATGAAACAAGCTGAAAAATTCAAGCGTCCAATTATTTGTTTGATCGATACAAAAGGTGCATATCCAGGGAAAGCAGCAGAAGAGCGTGGTCAAAGTGAAGCCATTGCACGCAACTTGGTTGAAATGGCTGGACTTGAAGTACCTGTTCTATCTATTGTGATTGGTGAAGGTGGAAGTGGAGGAGCATTAGCATTAGGTGTTGGCAATCAAATTTTAATGCTAGAAAACTCCACGTTCTCAGTAATTTCTCCAGAAGGAGCTGCTTCAATTCTCTGGAAAGATTCCGCTCTTGCTCAAACTGCAGCGGAAGCGATGAAAATTACGGCACCCGATTTGTTAGAAATGAACATTATTGAACATATGATACCGGAAGTACGCGGGGGAGCTCACCACGATCCGCAAAAACAAGCAGCTATTATGTCAGAAGCCATTAGACGCTCATTAGAAGAATTGAATGGTTTGTCGGCCGAAGAATTGATCGAACAGCGCTACAAAAAATTCAAATCAATTGGTGTCTTTAGCGAATGA
- a CDS encoding DHH family phosphoesterase → MYSQIIDTIKQYDTIIIHRHVRPDPDAYGSQLGLKYLLEQNYPDKRILAAGTHEYTMDFLDFPDVVEDREFEGALIIVTDTANTDRVDDQRYKTGAKLIKIDHHPNDDAYGDIVHVDTTASSASEIIYELYEYGHKHENWTMNAKAARLLYAGIIGDTGRFLFPSTTQKTFAVAGELIKYDFDRNALHNGMYEMDRKLLHLQGYMYQNFKMDENGAAHVKITKDILKEFNVTASDTSLLVGSLGNVKGMKAWVIFIEEEKEIRVRLRSKGPVINTLAKEFGGGGHPMASGATAYSWEEADRVIERLAEICAAAN, encoded by the coding sequence ATGTACAGTCAAATCATCGACACAATTAAGCAATATGATACCATCATTATTCATCGTCATGTTCGACCAGATCCAGATGCATATGGATCTCAGCTTGGTTTAAAATATTTATTAGAGCAAAACTATCCAGACAAGCGTATTTTAGCTGCAGGGACGCATGAATACACAATGGATTTTCTGGATTTTCCAGATGTTGTTGAAGATCGAGAGTTTGAAGGGGCTTTAATCATCGTAACTGACACTGCGAATACGGACCGTGTAGATGACCAACGTTATAAAACGGGTGCCAAGCTGATTAAAATTGACCATCACCCAAATGACGATGCCTATGGCGACATTGTTCACGTCGACACGACAGCTAGCTCTGCTTCTGAAATCATTTACGAACTTTATGAATATGGCCACAAACATGAAAATTGGACGATGAATGCAAAAGCTGCGCGCTTGTTATACGCAGGGATTATTGGGGACACGGGCCGATTTTTATTTCCGAGCACAACTCAAAAAACTTTTGCTGTTGCAGGAGAGTTGATCAAGTATGATTTTGATCGCAATGCGTTACATAATGGCATGTACGAGATGGATCGGAAATTATTGCATTTACAAGGTTATATGTACCAAAACTTTAAAATGGACGAAAACGGTGCAGCGCACGTAAAAATCACAAAAGACATTTTAAAAGAATTTAATGTTACGGCTTCGGACACGTCTTTATTAGTGGGCTCACTTGGCAACGTAAAAGGAATGAAAGCTTGGGTTATCTTTATTGAAGAAGAAAAAGAAATTCGTGTGCGTTTGCGCTCAAAAGGACCGGTCATTAACACATTAGCGAAAGAATTTGGTGGCGGCGGACATCCAATGGCTTCTGGTGCCACTGCGTATTCATGGGAAGAAGCTGATCGCGTAATCGAACGCCTGGCAGAAATTTGTGCAGCCGCAAACTAA
- a CDS encoding DRTGG domain-containing protein produces the protein MATKHEQILAYIETLAVGEKISVRRIAKDLQVSEGTAYRAIKEAETKRLVSTIERVGTIRIERKKKENIERLTYAEIVNIVDGQVLGGRAGLHKSLNKFVIGAMQLEDMMRYTEAGNLLIVGNRYKAHEYALRAGAAVLVTGGFEAADQVKKLADEFELPVISTSYDTFTVATMINRAIYDQLIKKEILLIEDILIPLEGTAHLHHKETISRYHELNEETTHGGFPVVDHTNKLVGIITSRDVIGHSATELVEKVMTKDPLTVSMQTSVAAAGHRMIWEGIDLMPVADDYGKLKGVISRQDVLKAIQTAQRQPQQGETIDDIIKSQLHQQISDKLILEFRVTPQMTNAYGSISHAAYTMILTEAASAILKTKNRKDSVLENASIYFLKPVQLDALVLVRPQILDISRKSAKVDVEVALENEIVGKAMLTFQLLDR, from the coding sequence ATGGCGACTAAACATGAACAAATATTAGCGTATATTGAGACTTTAGCCGTAGGTGAGAAAATTTCAGTGCGGCGCATTGCAAAAGATTTGCAAGTAAGCGAAGGAACAGCTTACCGAGCGATTAAAGAAGCAGAAACAAAGCGATTGGTATCGACGATAGAACGTGTTGGGACCATTCGAATTGAACGCAAAAAGAAAGAAAATATTGAGCGACTTACATATGCTGAAATTGTTAATATTGTCGATGGACAAGTGCTAGGCGGTAGAGCAGGATTGCACAAATCATTGAACAAATTCGTAATTGGTGCAATGCAGTTAGAAGACATGATGCGATATACAGAAGCAGGTAATTTACTGATTGTCGGTAACCGGTATAAAGCACATGAATATGCACTTCGTGCCGGCGCAGCCGTACTTGTAACTGGAGGTTTTGAAGCTGCCGATCAAGTGAAAAAATTAGCGGATGAATTTGAACTACCTGTTATCTCAACGAGCTATGATACGTTTACAGTAGCAACTATGATCAACCGTGCGATTTACGATCAATTGATTAAAAAAGAAATTTTATTAATTGAAGATATATTAATCCCGTTAGAAGGCACCGCACATTTACATCATAAAGAGACCATCAGTCGATACCATGAGCTAAATGAAGAAACAACTCATGGTGGGTTTCCAGTAGTTGATCATACGAACAAGCTAGTTGGGATTATTACGTCACGTGACGTCATTGGTCATTCTGCTACAGAATTAGTGGAAAAAGTAATGACTAAAGATCCGTTAACTGTTTCCATGCAAACAAGTGTGGCAGCTGCAGGACACCGAATGATTTGGGAAGGCATTGATTTAATGCCGGTCGCAGATGATTACGGCAAGTTAAAAGGGGTTATCAGTCGACAAGATGTATTAAAAGCGATTCAAACCGCTCAACGTCAACCTCAGCAAGGCGAAACCATTGATGACATCATCAAGAGTCAACTTCATCAACAAATAAGTGATAAATTGATTTTGGAGTTTCGTGTGACACCTCAAATGACCAATGCCTATGGTTCAATTTCTCACGCTGCATATACGATGATTTTGACAGAAGCCGCGTCGGCGATTCTGAAAACAAAAAATCGGAAAGACAGTGTACTTGAAAACGCATCTATTTACTTTTTAAAACCAGTTCAGTTAGATGCGCTCGTCTTGGTCCGACCTCAAATTTTGGACATTAGTCGAAAGTCAGCCAAAGTGGATGTTGAAGTAGCGTTAGAAAACGAAATTGTTGGAAAAGCGATGTTGACATTCCAATTATTAGACCGTTAA
- the pfkA gene encoding 6-phosphofructokinase: MKKIGVLTSGGDSPGMNAAVRAVVRKAIYHGVEVAGVYSGYQGLIEGNIKNLEAGDVGDIIQRGGTKLYSARCEEFRTEAGQLKAIEQMKKEGLEGLVVIGGDGSYRGAMALTKRGFPCVGVPGTIDNDIPGTDYTIGFDTALNTVIEAIDKIRDTATSHERTFIVEVMGRDAGDLALWAGLAGGAETILIPEESYDIDDMIDRLQKGRKRGKRHSIIIVAEGVMGGNELKARIKEKADIETRVSVLGHIQRGGSPTARDRVLGSLFGARAVEVLLEGVGGRAIGMKNHQVVDYDMTEAFTAEHNADMSLYTLSKELAI, encoded by the coding sequence ATGAAAAAAATTGGAGTATTAACAAGTGGAGGAGACTCACCGGGGATGAACGCAGCTGTCCGTGCGGTTGTTCGTAAAGCAATTTATCACGGTGTTGAAGTTGCAGGCGTATATTCAGGTTACCAAGGTTTAATCGAAGGCAATATTAAAAACTTAGAAGCCGGTGATGTGGGCGATATCATTCAACGTGGGGGAACTAAATTGTACTCAGCACGTTGTGAAGAGTTTCGTACGGAAGCTGGTCAACTAAAAGCGATTGAACAAATGAAAAAAGAAGGCCTTGAAGGACTAGTAGTTATTGGTGGAGATGGTTCATATCGAGGAGCAATGGCTTTGACTAAAAGAGGATTTCCTTGTGTTGGAGTTCCAGGAACAATCGATAACGACATTCCAGGAACAGACTACACGATCGGATTTGATACAGCTTTAAATACGGTTATTGAAGCAATCGATAAAATTCGGGACACAGCAACAAGTCACGAACGGACATTTATTGTAGAAGTAATGGGACGCGATGCAGGAGACTTGGCATTATGGGCAGGTCTTGCCGGGGGAGCAGAAACAATTCTGATTCCGGAAGAAAGCTATGACATTGATGACATGATTGATCGTTTACAAAAAGGACGTAAACGCGGCAAGCGCCACAGTATTATTATCGTAGCAGAAGGCGTAATGGGTGGTAACGAACTAAAAGCGCGCATTAAAGAAAAAGCAGATATCGAAACACGCGTTTCCGTACTTGGCCATATTCAACGCGGCGGTTCTCCGACAGCACGAGATCGTGTGTTAGGAAGTTTGTTTGGTGCGCGTGCAGTGGAAGTTCTTCTGGAAGGTGTCGGGGGACGAGCTATTGGCATGAAGAATCACCAGGTGGTAGACTATGATATGACAGAAGCATTTACTGCAGAGCATAATGCTGATATGAGTTTATATACATTGTCCAAAGAGTTAGCAATTTAA